The Apium graveolens cultivar Ventura chromosome 6, ASM990537v1, whole genome shotgun sequence genome contains a region encoding:
- the LOC141668690 gene encoding putative protein phosphatase 2C 24 produces MEKTMSGDIKNDSSNTNSKQKLSASCIRNARASRHQKLESESGRAKDVGGGEEGSKRRKMQMFPGGKGVGGVDKGDLSQKMEAKLEEEKDGESLDKCPKFGLASICGRRRDMEDFVAIHPSFCSKVKGDASEFHYFAVYDGHGCSHVAKRCKERLHELVKDELGGKEVVESVEWKEVMEKSFGRMDEEVITCKEAVISAAGCRCLLPSPESDAVGSTAVVALVTPDKIVVANCGDSRAIMARKGKIIPLSIDHKPDRPDELSRIQAAGGRVIYWDGARVLGVLAMSRAIGDSFFKPYVISQPEVTIIDRTEEDECLILASDGLWDMVSNETASRVARLFLKEKMTMRPPGKISGEHHDQACTEASLLLTKLALVRKSSDNVSVVVINLRKET; encoded by the exons ATGGAGAAAACTATGTCTGGAGACATTAAGAATGATAGCTCAAACACAAACTCGAAACAGAAACTATCAGCATCGTGTATAAGAAATGCACGAGCTTCTCGTCACCAGAAGTTGGAGTCAGAGTCAGGCCGAGCTAAGGATGTGGGTGGTGGTGAAGAGGGCAGCAAGCGTCGAAAGATGCAGATGTTCCCGGGTGGTAAAGGTGTGGGTGGAGTGGACAAGGGAGATTTAAGCCAAAAGATGGAGGCAAAACTAGAGGAGGAGAAAGATGGTGAGAGTTTGGACAAGTGTCCTAAGTTTGGACTGGCGTCCATTTGTGGACGGAGGAGAGACATGGAAGATTTTGTTGCTATTCACCCTTCCTTTTGCAGCAAAGTGAAAGGAGATGCTTCTGAGTTTCATTACTTTGCTGTTTACGACGGCCACGGATGTTCTCAT GTGGCGAAGAGGTGCAAAGAAAGGTTGCATGAGCTTGTGAAAGATGAGCTTGGAGGCAAGGAGGTGGTGGAATCTGTGGAGTGGAAAGAAGTTATGGAAAAAAGCTTTGGTCGGATGGATGAAGAGGTGATTACGTGCAAAGAAGCTGTGATATCAGCTGCTGGTTGTAGATGCCTACTACCTTCACCAGAGTCTGATGCTGTCGGCTCCACAGCCGTGGTTGCTCTTGTCACTCCTGATAAGATTGTGGTGGCTAACTGTGGTGACTCTAGAGCTATTATGGCTCGAAAGGGGAAAATTATTCCCCTCTCCATCGATCATAAG CCTGACCGTCCTGATGAACTTAGCCGGATCCAGGCTGCTGGTGGCCGAGTCATATACTGGGATGGAGCACGAGTTCTTGGCGTTCTCGCCATGTCACGAGCTATAG GTGACAGCTTTTTTAAGCCATATGTGATTAGCCAACCTGAGGTGACAATCATAGACCGTACCGAAGAGGACGAATGTTTGATACTGGCAAGTGATGGACTATGGGACATGGTGTCAAACGAGACTGCAAGTCGCGTTGCTCGTTTGTTTCTCAAGGAAAAGATGACAATGAGGCCACCTGGTAAAATCTCCGGCGAGCATCACGACCAGGCTTGCACTGAAGCATCGCTATTGTTGACAAAACTGGCGTTGGTTAGGAAGAGCAGTGATAATGTGAGTGTTGTTGTCATCAATCTGAGGAAGGAGACTTAG